Proteins from a single region of Bradyrhizobium diazoefficiens:
- a CDS encoding extracellular solute-binding protein, which produces MKRTLRSFVVACGVVVSAFGVGAGTTPAQAQGKTITLCWAAWDPANALVELSKDFTAKSGIGMKFEFVPWTNYADRFLNELNSHGSLCDLIIGDSQWIGGAAENGQYVKLNDFFKKEGISMDDYMPATVVGYSEWPKNTPNYWALPAMGDAVGWTYRRDWFARPDVQKDFKAKYGRDLAVPKTLDELRDIAQFFQGREIDGKKVYGASIYTERGSEGITMGVSNYLYDYGFKYDDPKKPYAMDGFVNSASAVKGLEAYRELYKCCTPPGASNSYMSEGLDAFKSGQVALQMNFFAFFPGLYKDPNVGGDKIGFFVNPAGPAAQATQLGGQGISVVSYSKNQAEALQYIKWFSGGDVQKKWWALGGYSCAKSVLNDPSFPNSAPFAKEFLQSMGMVVDFWAEPSYAQLLQAEQKRVHDYVVADKGTAQEALDGLVKDWKAIFKEEGKKF; this is translated from the coding sequence ATGAAACGGACATTGAGATCGTTTGTTGTTGCATGCGGGGTCGTTGTCTCCGCATTCGGTGTCGGAGCGGGGACCACGCCCGCGCAGGCACAGGGCAAGACCATCACGCTGTGCTGGGCCGCATGGGATCCTGCCAACGCGCTGGTCGAACTTTCGAAGGACTTCACCGCCAAATCGGGCATTGGCATGAAGTTCGAGTTCGTGCCGTGGACCAATTACGCCGATCGTTTCCTGAACGAGCTCAATTCGCACGGGTCGTTGTGCGATCTCATCATCGGTGATTCCCAGTGGATCGGCGGCGCTGCGGAGAACGGACAGTACGTCAAGCTCAACGATTTCTTCAAGAAGGAAGGAATCAGCATGGATGACTACATGCCGGCAACGGTGGTCGGTTATTCCGAGTGGCCGAAGAACACGCCGAACTATTGGGCGCTGCCGGCGATGGGTGATGCGGTGGGCTGGACCTATCGCAGGGACTGGTTTGCGCGGCCGGACGTGCAGAAGGACTTCAAGGCGAAGTACGGTCGCGATCTCGCCGTGCCAAAGACGCTCGATGAGCTCCGCGATATCGCGCAATTCTTCCAGGGCCGCGAGATCGACGGCAAGAAGGTCTATGGCGCCTCGATCTACACCGAGCGTGGCTCCGAAGGCATCACCATGGGCGTCTCGAACTATCTCTACGACTACGGCTTCAAATACGATGATCCGAAGAAGCCCTATGCGATGGATGGGTTCGTGAACTCGGCCAGCGCGGTGAAGGGGCTCGAGGCCTACAGGGAGCTCTACAAGTGCTGCACGCCGCCCGGCGCCTCCAACTCCTACATGTCGGAGGGGCTTGATGCCTTCAAGTCCGGCCAGGTCGCGCTGCAGATGAACTTCTTCGCCTTCTTCCCGGGTCTCTACAAGGACCCGAATGTCGGCGGCGACAAGATCGGCTTCTTCGTCAATCCGGCCGGTCCTGCGGCGCAGGCGACGCAGCTCGGCGGACAGGGCATTTCGGTCGTCTCTTACTCCAAGAACCAGGCCGAGGCGCTGCAATACATCAAGTGGTTCTCCGGCGGCGACGTTCAGAAGAAGTGGTGGGCGCTCGGCGGCTATTCCTGCGCCAAGTCCGTGCTGAACGATCCGAGCTTCCCGAACAGCGCGCCCTTTGCGAAGGAGTTTCTGCAGTCGATGGGAATGGTCGTCGATTTCTGGGCCGAGCCTTCCTACGCCCAGCTGCTGCAGGCGGAGCAGAAGCGCGTGCATGACTATGTGGTGGCCGACAAAGGAACCGCACAGGAAGCGCTCGACGGTCTGGTGAAGGACTGGAAGGCGATCTTCAAGGAAGAAGGCAAGAAGTTCTAA
- a CDS encoding sugar ABC transporter permease, translated as MVRPGAARRIRGLSDRTLAWLFITPTIVLLLAINIFPLLWTIYLSFTNYRANRANVPTIWLGADWYQSILTDPDIWAAMQVTAHFVIWTVVIETVLGFGLAYLIDKKFRGHGLWTTIILLPMMLSPAVVGNFWTFLYQPQIGLFNYVVAFFTGRDASSFQMLGDVTLSPWAIVIVDAWMWTPYVMLICLAGLRSIPDYIYEAAEVDRASKWRQFWSITLPMALPFIMLAVLFRGIENFKMFDMVNLLTGGGPGSTTEVASITLKRAAFESWRTGYSSAFAIILFVTVFGLANIYVKALNKVKSR; from the coding sequence ATGGTCCGGCCAGGCGCGGCGCGTCGTATCCGGGGCCTGTCTGACAGGACGCTCGCCTGGCTCTTCATCACGCCGACAATCGTGCTGCTGCTGGCGATCAATATCTTCCCGCTGCTCTGGACGATCTATCTGTCGTTCACGAATTACCGCGCCAACCGTGCAAACGTGCCGACGATATGGCTGGGCGCCGACTGGTATCAGTCGATCCTGACCGATCCCGATATCTGGGCGGCGATGCAGGTGACGGCGCATTTCGTGATCTGGACGGTGGTGATCGAGACGGTGCTTGGATTCGGGCTTGCCTACCTCATTGACAAGAAGTTCCGCGGTCATGGCCTATGGACCACGATCATCCTGCTGCCGATGATGCTTTCGCCGGCCGTGGTCGGCAATTTCTGGACGTTTCTCTACCAGCCTCAGATCGGATTGTTCAACTACGTGGTCGCGTTCTTTACCGGCCGTGATGCCTCGTCCTTCCAGATGCTGGGCGACGTCACACTGAGCCCTTGGGCCATCGTCATCGTCGATGCCTGGATGTGGACGCCCTATGTGATGCTGATTTGTCTGGCTGGCCTGCGTTCGATTCCGGACTACATCTATGAGGCGGCGGAGGTCGATCGCGCGTCGAAATGGCGACAGTTCTGGTCGATCACGCTGCCGATGGCGTTGCCATTCATCATGCTGGCGGTGCTCTTCCGCGGCATCGAGAATTTCAAGATGTTCGACATGGTGAATCTGCTCACCGGCGGCGGGCCCGGCTCAACCACGGAAGTCGCCTCGATCACGCTCAAGCGTGCGGCGTTCGAGAGCTGGCGCACCGGCTATTCCTCGGCCTTCGCGATCATCCTCTTCGTGACGGTCTTCGGCCTCGCCAACATCTATGTGAAGGCGCTGAACAAGGTGAAAAGCCGATGA
- a CDS encoding carbohydrate ABC transporter permease — MTSATTAHSIVEPSATTRRFAGSLVVLYAIITMIPLVWIMLTAFKSPDDAISYPPKVMFKPSLEGFCNLFTTRSRQTPEFIRSLGPPQGLCDSIARDRNMVVAGPSNYVPRFINSLIIAFGSTVLAVALGTLSAYGFSRFRVPLKDDLLFFILSTRMMPPIAVAIPIYLMYRTIGLSDTRLGMILLYTSVNVSLAVWLLKGFIDEIPREYEEAAMVDGYTRFQAFVKVVLPQATTGIAATAIFCLIFAWNEYAFAVLLTSGNAQTAPPFIPIIIGEGGQDWPAVAAGTTLFLVPIVVFTVLLRRHLLRGITFGAVRK; from the coding sequence ATGACCTCAGCCACCACAGCCCATTCGATCGTCGAGCCGTCGGCCACTACGCGGCGTTTTGCCGGCTCGCTCGTCGTGCTCTATGCCATCATCACCATGATTCCGCTGGTGTGGATCATGCTCACCGCGTTCAAGTCGCCGGATGATGCGATCTCCTATCCGCCCAAGGTGATGTTCAAGCCGTCGCTCGAAGGCTTCTGCAACCTTTTCACCACACGCTCGCGCCAGACGCCGGAGTTCATCCGCTCGCTTGGACCGCCGCAGGGGCTTTGCGACAGCATCGCACGCGACCGCAACATGGTGGTCGCCGGTCCCTCGAACTATGTGCCACGCTTCATCAACTCGCTGATCATTGCGTTCGGTTCGACCGTGCTCGCCGTCGCGCTCGGCACCTTGTCGGCTTACGGCTTTTCGCGCTTCCGCGTGCCCCTGAAGGATGATCTGCTGTTCTTCATCCTGTCGACGAGGATGATGCCGCCGATCGCTGTCGCCATCCCGATCTATCTGATGTACCGCACCATCGGTCTGTCGGACACCAGGCTCGGGATGATCCTGCTCTATACCTCGGTCAACGTCTCGCTCGCGGTCTGGCTGCTCAAGGGGTTCATCGACGAAATCCCACGGGAATACGAGGAAGCCGCGATGGTCGATGGATACACTCGCTTCCAGGCCTTCGTGAAGGTGGTGCTGCCGCAGGCCACCACGGGAATCGCGGCGACGGCAATCTTCTGCTTGATCTTCGCCTGGAACGAATACGCCTTTGCAGTGCTTCTCACTTCAGGCAACGCGCAGACGGCACCACCCTTCATTCCGATCATCATCGGCGAGGGCGGACAGGACTGGCCCGCGGTGGCCGCCGGCACGACGCTGTTTCTGGTGCCGATCGTGGTGTTCACGGTACTTCTGCGCAGGCATCTGCTGCGCGGCATCACTTTTGGGGCTGTCCGCAAATGA
- a CDS encoding ABC transporter ATP-binding protein produces the protein MAQIKVEALDKSFGAFHAVKAASFTVEDGQFLCLLGPSGCGKTTTLRMIAGLELPTSGTIRLDGEDVTMNRASERDIAFVFQLFALYPHMNVRRNIGFPLKCEGIGAAERDRRVVEAARILRISHLLHRSVSGLAGGDRQRVALGRAIVRKPKCFLMDEPLGALDTEMREAMIHELRALHDRLGATTVYVTHDQLEAMAMADRIAVMNNGVVEQVASPRDIYDRPASLFVADFIGSPPMNFLPFRGGLQPGAKAIRLGERDVAIPAAREAMVESELVLGVRPEHVRFADRGMVRGEVYGTEYLGTTQIVTVTTHYGALKARSASSRSFRTGESVGLDFRPDTLSIFDKASGRAIRTALHEGGAHG, from the coding sequence ATGGCTCAGATCAAAGTCGAGGCGCTCGACAAATCCTTCGGTGCGTTCCACGCGGTCAAGGCTGCCAGTTTCACGGTGGAGGATGGCCAGTTCCTCTGCCTGCTGGGACCTTCCGGCTGCGGCAAGACGACCACGCTCCGCATGATCGCGGGCCTGGAACTGCCGACATCAGGCACGATCCGGCTCGATGGCGAGGACGTGACGATGAACCGCGCATCGGAGCGCGACATCGCTTTCGTGTTCCAGCTCTTCGCGCTCTATCCGCACATGAATGTTCGGCGCAACATCGGCTTTCCCCTGAAATGCGAAGGTATCGGTGCGGCCGAACGCGACCGTCGCGTCGTCGAGGCCGCGCGTATCTTGCGGATCTCGCACCTTCTCCACCGGTCGGTGTCAGGGCTTGCTGGCGGCGACCGGCAGCGCGTTGCGCTTGGACGGGCCATTGTACGAAAGCCGAAGTGTTTTCTGATGGACGAGCCGCTCGGCGCGCTCGATACCGAGATGCGGGAGGCCATGATTCATGAGCTGCGGGCTCTGCATGACCGGCTGGGAGCAACGACCGTCTATGTCACGCATGACCAACTCGAGGCGATGGCGATGGCGGACAGGATCGCCGTAATGAACAATGGCGTCGTCGAGCAGGTCGCAAGCCCGCGCGACATTTATGACCGTCCGGCGTCGCTGTTCGTCGCCGATTTCATCGGTTCGCCGCCCATGAACTTCCTCCCGTTCCGTGGTGGCTTGCAGCCCGGCGCAAAGGCGATCCGGCTCGGCGAGCGCGACGTTGCAATTCCTGCCGCGCGCGAGGCGATGGTGGAGAGCGAGCTCGTGCTCGGCGTGCGGCCCGAGCATGTGCGGTTCGCGGATCGCGGCATGGTGCGCGGCGAAGTCTATGGGACGGAGTATCTGGGAACGACGCAGATCGTGACTGTCACGACGCACTACGGCGCACTCAAGGCCCGCTCAGCCAGCAGCCGATCCTTTCGCACTGGTGAGAGTGTCGGCCTCGACTTCCGGCCCGACACGCTGTCGATCTTCGACAAGGCCTCGGGCCGGGCCATACGCACCGCACTGCATGAGGGAGGCGCACATGGCTGA
- a CDS encoding ABC transporter ATP-binding protein has protein sequence MAEVEINAVSKAFGKTQAVSDLSLRIGDGEFVALLGPTGAGKTTALRLIAGLEQPDSGSIRIDGRDVTGDAPADRDVAFVFQQYSLYPHLTVFENMAFALRAPTRRVPEADIHAKVREVARLLHIESKLDNKATQLSGGQMQRVAIGRALVRSPSIYLMDEPLSSLDAKLRGQLRLELKRIQVDLGATILYVTHDQTEAMTMASRIGVIEGGRLMQIGSPREIYENPINAHVAARLGQPTINLLPAALFGGAPDGAETIGARTEHLTIARGGGDVSATVKRVEHLGDQSHLHLDLAGRPVVTLADPEAGFGAGDVVSLRLNKPLFFDSKGWRVAA, from the coding sequence ATGGCTGAGGTCGAGATCAACGCCGTCTCCAAGGCCTTCGGCAAGACGCAGGCCGTGAGCGATCTGTCGCTAAGAATTGGCGACGGCGAATTCGTCGCACTACTCGGGCCGACGGGCGCTGGCAAGACGACGGCGTTGCGCTTGATCGCCGGGCTGGAGCAGCCGGATAGCGGTTCGATCCGGATCGACGGGCGCGACGTAACCGGCGATGCACCGGCCGATCGCGATGTCGCTTTTGTCTTCCAGCAATATTCGCTGTATCCGCACCTGACCGTGTTCGAGAACATGGCATTCGCGTTGCGTGCGCCGACCCGCCGCGTGCCCGAAGCCGATATCCACGCCAAGGTGCGGGAGGTCGCGCGTCTCCTTCACATCGAGTCCAAGCTGGACAACAAAGCGACGCAGCTGTCGGGCGGGCAGATGCAGCGCGTCGCGATCGGCCGGGCCCTGGTCCGTTCGCCCTCGATCTATCTGATGGACGAGCCGCTCTCCTCGCTGGATGCCAAGTTGCGCGGCCAGCTGCGTCTCGAGCTCAAGCGGATCCAGGTCGATCTCGGCGCGACGATCCTCTATGTCACCCACGATCAGACCGAGGCGATGACCATGGCCTCGCGTATAGGCGTGATCGAAGGCGGGCGGTTGATGCAGATCGGATCGCCGCGCGAGATCTACGAGAACCCGATCAACGCCCATGTCGCGGCGCGGCTGGGGCAGCCAACGATCAATCTGTTGCCGGCGGCTTTGTTCGGCGGCGCACCTGATGGTGCTGAGACGATCGGTGCGCGGACCGAGCACCTGACGATTGCGCGTGGCGGCGGCGATGTCTCGGCGACCGTCAAGCGGGTCGAGCACCTCGGCGACCAGAGCCATCTCCACCTCGATCTCGCCGGCCGGCCGGTTGTGACCCTGGCGGATCCCGAGGCGGGCTTCGGCGCCGGGGATGTCGTGTCGCTCCGGCTCAACAAACCGCTGTTTTTCGATTCAAAGGGCTGGAGGGTAGCGGCATGA
- the dhaL gene encoding dihydroxyacetone kinase subunit DhaL has translation MSLDRVARERLVRALAGSVIEHADELTSLDQAIGDGDHGLNMKRGFEAVLAALPGLADKSLPEMLKAIGMTLVMKVGGASGPLVGTFFMELGKALPEQPSRADLVTATEKAIEAVKARGRSEAGQKTLLDVLVPVHAVLAGGGDAKAIAAEAAQAADRTTPMQAIRGRASFLGERSIGHMDPGSRSASLLIGAAVETLEFEVNT, from the coding sequence ATGAGCCTTGATCGGGTAGCCAGGGAAAGATTGGTGCGAGCGCTGGCCGGTTCAGTGATCGAACACGCTGACGAACTGACGAGCCTCGACCAGGCGATTGGCGATGGGGATCACGGGCTGAACATGAAGCGCGGTTTCGAGGCGGTGCTTGCGGCACTGCCGGGCCTTGCCGACAAGTCGCTCCCGGAAATGCTGAAGGCGATCGGAATGACGTTGGTGATGAAGGTCGGCGGCGCATCAGGGCCGCTGGTCGGAACTTTCTTCATGGAACTCGGCAAGGCCCTTCCGGAGCAGCCGAGCCGGGCCGATCTTGTGACGGCGACAGAGAAGGCGATAGAGGCCGTCAAGGCGCGCGGCCGTTCCGAAGCGGGGCAGAAGACGCTGCTGGATGTCCTGGTGCCGGTTCACGCGGTCCTTGCGGGAGGCGGTGATGCCAAGGCGATCGCGGCCGAGGCTGCCCAAGCGGCCGATCGCACCACGCCGATGCAGGCGATCCGCGGTCGCGCGTCGTTCCTTGGCGAACGTTCCATCGGTCATATGGACCCCGGTTCGCGCTCGGCGTCCCTTCTGATCGGCGCAGCAGTTGAGACACTGGAGTTCGAGGTCAATACATGA
- the dhaM gene encoding dihydroxyacetone kinase phosphoryl donor subunit DhaM, with product MSSLRPGNVGIVIVSHSPKIAEGAADMVRQMVGDAVPLAWTGGDVDGGLGTNVAGILEAIETAWSPAGVAILVDLGGAETNSEMAVEMLPEDRRARVLVCNAPVVEGAVIAATESSGGSSLAAVKRSAEEFYA from the coding sequence ATGAGCAGTTTACGTCCCGGCAATGTTGGAATTGTCATCGTATCGCATTCGCCGAAGATCGCGGAAGGTGCGGCCGATATGGTGCGCCAGATGGTCGGAGACGCCGTGCCGCTGGCATGGACCGGTGGTGATGTCGATGGTGGGCTCGGTACCAATGTTGCGGGGATACTCGAAGCGATCGAGACGGCCTGGTCACCGGCAGGCGTCGCGATCCTCGTCGATCTCGGCGGAGCCGAGACCAATTCGGAGATGGCGGTGGAGATGCTACCTGAGGATCGGCGCGCGCGCGTCCTGGTCTGCAATGCCCCCGTGGTCGAGGGTGCTGTAATCGCTGCGACCGAGTCTTCGGGCGGCTCGTCGCTGGCCGCCGTCAAGCGCAGTGCGGAGGAATTCTATGCATGA
- a CDS encoding HPr family phosphocarrier protein: MHDANASRAAQTFAPLTASAVLVNPVGLHARPSVKLTQCAKGFAAKIEIALVADGPWTDAKSPVKVMRVKAPQGATLHFRVAGPDGEAALAAMLALVHDGFGEA, encoded by the coding sequence ATGCATGATGCCAACGCCAGCCGCGCGGCTCAGACATTTGCGCCGCTGACCGCCTCCGCGGTCCTGGTCAATCCGGTCGGCCTGCATGCGCGGCCGTCGGTGAAGCTCACGCAATGCGCGAAGGGCTTTGCCGCAAAGATCGAAATTGCGCTTGTTGCCGATGGACCCTGGACCGATGCCAAGAGCCCGGTGAAGGTGATGCGCGTGAAGGCGCCGCAGGGCGCAACGCTGCATTTCCGGGTCGCAGGTCCAGATGGCGAGGCGGCGCTCGCGGCCATGCTGGCGCTGGTGCATGACGGTTTCGGCGAGGCGTGA
- the ptsP gene encoding phosphoenolpyruvate--protein phosphotransferase — protein MTVSARREIVGEIHLTGHPASPGLAIGPVAVLTTKVVSRVTKGDPAQEAAALNAAIKGAAAELAGLIATVHGEAAEILEFQVAMLGDDALAEAAYEAIAGGAAADAAWCAALDAEIAGYRAANEEYFRARAADLIDIRDRVLAGLNGADPIAKISGDSVVIGDDISPSTFLAVDWTRGGAIALAAGSPSSHVAMLARARGAPMVVGLGPLPWNGQPPSLALVDGDAGTVIFDPKPETRRLFERRMATANAAQIAADAGRLKPAVTADGRRIAILLNIAAPEDLAGLDPAICDGIGLVRTEFLFEGSRGLPGEDAQYAVYQRILEWAAGRPVTIRTLDAGGDKPIAGLTIDGERNPFLGLRGIRLSLARPEVFRVQLRALCRAAVHGTLKVMLPMIAVPSELDRANAMLDAEFAALRAEGIACARPPLGIMVEVPAAALCAADFGAAFYSIGSNDLTQYTMAAARDIGAVADLNDAGHPAVLALIARTVEAGRTRGVEVSLCGDAAADTRLTKALLAAGLTTLSVSPIAVARLKAGIAGVTA, from the coding sequence ATGACGGTTTCGGCGAGGCGTGAGATCGTGGGCGAGATCCATCTTACCGGCCATCCCGCCTCGCCAGGCCTCGCCATCGGCCCGGTCGCTGTGCTGACGACGAAAGTGGTGAGCAGGGTGACGAAGGGCGATCCTGCGCAGGAGGCTGCAGCGCTGAACGCGGCGATCAAGGGAGCCGCCGCGGAGCTCGCCGGACTGATCGCGACGGTTCATGGCGAAGCCGCGGAGATCCTGGAATTTCAGGTCGCGATGCTGGGTGACGATGCGCTTGCTGAGGCGGCTTACGAAGCTATTGCGGGCGGCGCGGCTGCCGATGCGGCCTGGTGTGCCGCACTCGACGCGGAGATCGCCGGCTATCGCGCCGCGAACGAGGAATATTTCCGGGCCCGTGCCGCGGATCTGATCGACATCCGCGACCGCGTGCTCGCGGGACTGAATGGTGCGGATCCGATCGCAAAGATCTCCGGCGATTCCGTCGTCATAGGGGATGATATTTCGCCATCGACATTCCTCGCCGTTGATTGGACCCGCGGCGGTGCCATCGCGCTGGCCGCCGGATCGCCCTCCTCGCATGTCGCCATGCTCGCGCGGGCGCGCGGCGCTCCCATGGTAGTCGGATTGGGACCGTTGCCATGGAACGGACAGCCGCCGTCATTGGCGCTGGTCGACGGTGACGCCGGGACCGTGATCTTCGATCCGAAGCCCGAAACGCGTCGTCTGTTCGAGCGTCGCATGGCGACGGCGAACGCCGCACAGATTGCGGCCGATGCCGGCCGCCTCAAACCGGCAGTGACGGCGGATGGCCGGCGCATCGCCATTCTTCTTAATATTGCCGCGCCCGAAGATCTCGCGGGCCTCGATCCCGCCATCTGCGACGGCATCGGCCTCGTGCGGACGGAGTTTCTGTTCGAGGGTTCAAGGGGCCTGCCGGGCGAGGATGCGCAATATGCGGTCTATCAGCGCATTCTCGAATGGGCCGCAGGACGGCCGGTGACAATCCGCACGCTCGATGCCGGCGGCGACAAGCCGATTGCCGGCTTGACGATCGATGGCGAGCGCAATCCTTTCCTGGGTCTGCGCGGGATCCGACTCTCGCTGGCGCGGCCGGAGGTGTTTCGCGTGCAGTTGCGCGCGCTGTGCCGAGCGGCCGTCCATGGGACCCTGAAGGTGATGTTGCCGATGATCGCGGTCCCCTCAGAGCTCGATCGCGCCAACGCCATGCTGGATGCGGAGTTCGCAGCGCTCAGGGCGGAGGGGATCGCCTGCGCCAGGCCGCCGCTCGGCATCATGGTCGAGGTTCCGGCGGCAGCGCTATGCGCGGCGGACTTTGGTGCGGCGTTCTATTCCATCGGGTCGAACGACCTAACCCAGTACACAATGGCTGCGGCGCGCGACATCGGCGCCGTCGCCGACCTCAACGATGCCGGTCATCCGGCGGTGCTGGCATTGATCGCGCGGACAGTCGAAGCCGGACGCACGCGCGGCGTCGAAGTCTCGCTCTGCGGCGATGCCGCGGCCGATACCCGCTTGACGAAAGCATTGCTGGCGGCGGGCCTGACGACCCTCTCGGTCTCGCCAATTGCGGTGGCCCGGCTCAAGGCTGGTATCGCCGGGGTGACCGCATGA
- the dhaK gene encoding dihydroxyacetone kinase subunit DhaK: MKKLINSADTVLEESLDGLAAAHADILLLGADRKFVRRRTLNPGKVALISGGGSGHEPLHAGFVGHGMLDAACPGQVFTSPTPDQMIEAAEAVDTRAGVLFIVKNYEGDVMNFTMAAEMAGREVASVVTNDDVAVEKSTYTTGRRGVAGTLIVEKMVGAAAETGMPLAALKALGDDVNRRTRSMGVALSPCTVPAAGRPNFTLTDNEMEMGVGIHGEPGRRRVPLASADDIAAEMLNAILGDLAPSKGSEVLLLINGFGATPLIELYLMANSAKRILDGAGITATRFLTGSYVTSLDMAGASITVSVLDGQATKLWDAPVHTAALRWGV; encoded by the coding sequence ATGAAAAAGCTGATCAACAGCGCCGACACGGTGCTCGAAGAGAGTCTCGACGGACTCGCGGCTGCACATGCCGATATTCTGCTGCTCGGTGCTGACAGGAAGTTCGTGCGCCGCCGCACCCTGAATCCGGGCAAGGTCGCGCTCATCTCGGGCGGCGGCTCCGGGCACGAGCCGCTCCATGCCGGCTTTGTCGGCCACGGCATGCTTGATGCCGCATGTCCCGGCCAGGTGTTCACGTCGCCGACGCCGGATCAGATGATCGAGGCGGCGGAGGCCGTCGACACCCGGGCAGGCGTGCTCTTCATCGTCAAGAATTACGAAGGCGATGTGATGAATTTCACCATGGCCGCCGAGATGGCGGGGCGGGAGGTCGCGAGCGTGGTGACCAACGACGACGTCGCGGTCGAGAAATCGACCTACACGACCGGCCGTCGCGGCGTCGCAGGGACGCTGATCGTGGAAAAAATGGTCGGCGCCGCGGCCGAAACCGGAATGCCGCTCGCCGCTCTCAAAGCGCTCGGCGATGATGTCAACCGGCGCACCCGCTCGATGGGCGTGGCGCTCTCGCCGTGCACTGTTCCGGCGGCGGGCCGGCCGAATTTCACCCTGACTGACAACGAGATGGAAATGGGTGTCGGCATTCATGGCGAGCCGGGTCGCCGCAGGGTGCCGCTGGCATCCGCCGATGACATTGCTGCCGAGATGCTCAACGCCATCCTGGGCGATCTCGCGCCGAGCAAGGGCAGCGAGGTCCTGCTTCTCATTAACGGGTTCGGCGCGACGCCGCTGATCGAACTCTATCTGATGGCCAACAGCGCCAAGCGAATTCTGGATGGCGCCGGGATCACGGCGACACGCTTCCTGACCGGTTCTTATGTGACATCGCTCGATATGGCGGGTGCGTCCATCACCGTCTCCGTGCTCGATGGTCAGGCGACGAAATTGTGGGACGCCCCTGTGCACACCGCAGCTTTGCGTTGGGGTGTTTGA
- a CDS encoding PDR/VanB family oxidoreductase, protein MDAHPLKLKVRSYAAETPLIRSLVFDVENGVVPRWQPGAHIRVALPNGGDRPYSLMALPGLRGGTLALGVLREETSTGGSQFMHALKIGDVVKASAPVNNFQLHEGTAPALLFAGGIGVTPILSMAAELTARAGPFRLHCCGRAQGLLAFLPQLQEICAKDLSIHYDSDESRLDIAAALGHAAANAHVYVCGPSGMIDAVKAAAPAAGVAADRIHYELFRAEQPSPSDVPFEVELKSTGQVVAVAAGQTIIQALEAAGLDVLYDCQRGDCGICQCGVIEGVPDHRDVILSDDEKASNKVMQICVSRAKSERLVLDL, encoded by the coding sequence ATGGACGCGCATCCGCTCAAGCTCAAGGTGAGGTCGTATGCCGCGGAGACGCCGCTCATACGGAGCCTTGTGTTTGACGTGGAGAACGGCGTTGTGCCGCGATGGCAGCCAGGCGCACATATCCGCGTGGCGCTGCCGAATGGAGGAGACCGGCCGTACTCGCTGATGGCTTTGCCGGGCCTCCGCGGGGGAACGCTGGCACTCGGGGTGCTGCGCGAGGAAACTTCGACCGGCGGCTCGCAGTTCATGCACGCCCTGAAGATCGGCGACGTCGTGAAGGCGAGTGCACCGGTCAACAATTTTCAGCTGCACGAGGGGACAGCGCCGGCGCTGCTGTTTGCGGGCGGCATCGGTGTCACGCCGATCCTGTCGATGGCGGCGGAGCTCACGGCCCGCGCAGGTCCGTTTCGCTTGCACTGTTGTGGTCGCGCGCAAGGACTGCTGGCTTTCCTGCCGCAGTTGCAGGAGATTTGCGCCAAGGATCTATCCATTCACTACGACAGCGACGAGTCCCGACTGGACATTGCAGCAGCGCTCGGCCATGCCGCCGCAAACGCCCACGTCTATGTCTGCGGCCCTTCGGGCATGATCGACGCAGTGAAGGCGGCCGCGCCTGCCGCCGGTGTGGCAGCGGACCGCATCCACTACGAGCTCTTTAGGGCGGAGCAGCCATCGCCGTCCGACGTGCCGTTCGAGGTCGAGCTCAAATCGACCGGGCAGGTCGTCGCCGTCGCGGCCGGTCAGACCATCATCCAGGCGCTGGAGGCGGCGGGGCTCGACGTGCTCTACGACTGCCAGCGCGGCGACTGCGGCATCTGCCAATGCGGCGTGATCGAAGGGGTGCCCGACCATCGCGACGTCATCCTCAGCGACGACGAAAAGGCGTCCAACAAGGTCATGCAGATCTGCGTGTCACGCGCGAAGTCGGAACGGCTGGTGCTGGATCTATGA